TCAATCGTCATTTTCAGTGCGCATGGGGTATCTCGAGAAGTTCAGCAGGAAGCATTGGATCGAAATCTGAAGGTGTTTGATGCAACATGCCCCCTGGTCACCAAGGTGCATTCAGAGGTTTCACGCTATGGACGGGAAGGCAAGGCTGTTATTCTGGTCGGGCACGCTGGCCATCCGGAAGTTGAAGGGACGCTCGGTCGGGCGATGGGCGAGATTTATCTGGTCGAATCCATCGAAGACGTTGTTTCCCTAACGGTTTCAACGCCTCAGTCGGTTGCCTATGTCACGCAAACTACGCTGTCGGTCGATGATACAAAGGAGATTGTTGATGGCCTCAAATTGCGGTTCCCGGCAATTGAAGGCCCGCGTCGAGACGATATCTGCTATGCCACACAAAATCGGCAAGATGCTGTAAAAAAGCTGGCCGAAAGGTGTGAGCTGATATTGGTCGTTGGTTCTGAGAACAGTTCGAACTCAAACCGTCTGCGCGAGATTGCCGAACGGCAGGGGCGTACAGCTTATCTGATCGATGGCGCTCAGGACATCCGATCAGAATGGCTAAGCACAGTCTCAACGATTGGCGTAACAGCTGGGGCGTCTGCCCCTGAAGCGTTGGTTGCGAATGTTATCCATGAACTAGAGGCAAGAGGCGGAAAGCTCATAAGCGGGCAGTCTACCGTTGACGAAGGTGTGTCTTTTGCGCTGCCACACGAATTGAAAGGTCTGGAAACGTAACAATGTCATTAGCCAGGTTGGTAGGGTAAAGAATATAATAAACACGCTTGTAGATCGTTCAAGCGCATCTGAACCTAAACCGATTGTGCCGGTGTAGCTCAGTTGGCAGAGCAGGGCATTCGTAATGCTCAGGTCGGAGGTTCAAATCCTCTCGCCGGCACCAGTTTCGCGATCATCAGCATATCTTCAAATGAGGTTTTCCAATTAACACGAAAGAAAAAGACGTGACCCACTCGGGGCATCGACACAAACAGGTCTTGGTAACGGGTGGGGCTGGTTTCCTGGGTTCTCACCTGTGTGAGGTTTTGGTCGAGGAAGGGGCAGATGTATTGTGTCTGGACAATTTCTACACCGGGTCAAGAGTCAACATACAGCACCTGCTGGGGAAGCCGAACTTCGAATTGCTTCGCCACGATGTTACTTTTCCGATATATATCGAGGTTGATGAGATCTACAATCTGGCCTGCCCAGCTTCGCCGATTCATTATCAACACGATCCTGTGCAGACTACAAAAACCAGCGTTCACGGTGCAATCAACATGCTGGGACTGGCCAAAAGGACCGGTGCCCAAATTCTTCAAGCGTCGACCAGCGAAGTGTACGGTGACCCCGAAGTACATCCGCAGCCCGAAGACTACTGGGGGCATGTCAATCCGATTGGTCCGCGCTCTTGTTACGACGAGGGCAAACGATGTGCAGAAACCCTATTTTTTGATTACCACAGACAGCACAATCTTCCGATCAAGGTTGCCCGCATCTTTAATACTTATGGCCCGAGGATGCATCCCGATGATGGTCGGGTGGTGTCTAATTTCATTGTGCAGGCACTGAAAGGAGAATCCTTGACGATTTACGGGGATGGTTCACAGACACGCTCATTTTGTTACGTCGATGATCTTGTGGATGGGTTGGTACGCCTAATGCGGACGGATGACCATTGCACCGGTCCGGTAAATCTCGGCAATCCAGATGAGTTTCAGATTCAGCAGCTGGCAGACAGGGTATTGGCCCTGGTCGGTTCGAAATCGAACATTGTCTACAAGGAGCTGCCGCAAGATGATCCACAGCAGAGACGCCCTGATATCACACTGGCAAAGGCGCAGCTGAACTGGCAGCCGAGTATTGCGCTGGACGAGGGATTGCGCAGAACCGTTGAATATTTCAGGTCACTGCTGGCGCAATGAGGTCCCAAAGCAGGACGACTCTGGCAGCTCTCTGACGACTAGAGTTTCTAGCTCAGGAGGTGACGTAAGCTCATCTGGTGAGCTACCCGCTGACGCAGACTGACGGCTCCTCAATTTCAGGAGCACGTTATGCATAATCTGCAGGAGTATGGTCTCTGGCTGGTGCTGGTGACCATCAATGCTGTTATCGTCAGCCAATGGGTGGATCAGCTGATCGCCATGTCAGGTGAGGCAGCGGGTCTTGCTGCCGGCCTTTTTCTAAGTATCTTTCTCGCCAGTCTGATGTTTTTACTGATTGGTGGGGTGATCTCGCGGTTGGATCGACGGCGGAACGAAGAGAAGCTTCGAGCAATTAGAGCCTTAAAAGCTGTGGCCGTGATCTGAGTCCGTTTGAACGCCCTGCCGGACTGGTTGGTTTGTGTGAGATTTTGGGATCGGATCAAACGAACCGCTAACGCTGACCCTGGCCATCGTTAGAATGACTATACCGTGATGTCCGATCGAGATGCCTCTGCTGCGTTTGTGAATCGTTGTTATCGTCGATACTATGTCGATCACTGTCCATTGAGATCAGGAAGTCTGGAATGCGTACAATCCGGCAATATCATCGTGCGTGATCTGGCGCACAAGGGCTAGGGCACCAAGTGTTATTTGATACTTTCCTCCGCAACGACTCGCTTAACTTGACCCGTTCGATATCCGTCAAGAGGTTCTGAAGTGATGAACAACTATCGAGTTGCACTTATCCCTGGTGATGGCATCGGCCGTGAAGTGCTCGATGAAGGCGTCAAGGTGATGGAGGCAGCAGCGAGGCGTTATGATTTTCAGTTCAACTGGTCCGAATTTGACTGGAGTTGTGAGCGTTTTCACAGTGTCGGTGAAATTATGCCTGCTGATGGGCTGGAACAACTGCGTGATTTTGATGCCATCTATTTTGGTGCTGTGGGTTTTCCCGGTGTGCCCGATCATGTGTCACTCTGGAATCTGCTGATCCCTATGCGCCGTGGTTTGAAGCTGTACGTTAATTTGCGTCCAGTCCGCCTGCTGCCGGGCATGGTCTCACCGTTAAGAGACCGTGACCCCGGTGACATTGATTACCTCATTGTCAGAGAGAACAATGAAGGGGAGTATTCTGACGTGGGCGGCCGGGTATATACCGGGACAGAACAGGAGGCTGCCATTCAGCAGTCTATTTTTACCAGGATCGGCACCGACCGAATTCAACGTTTTGCGTTTGAACTGGCCGCAGCCCGACGTGGCCACCTGACGTCAGCGACCAAGTCAAACGGAATAATTCATTCAATGCCCTACTGGGACGAACGGTTTGAGGTCAATGGCAAAGACTTTCCCGGGATAACGACTGACCAATACCACATAGATATTCTTTCTGCCCGCCTGGTGCTTAGCCCCGACTGGTTCGACGTGATCGTCGCCAGTAATCTTTTTGGCGACATTCTTTCGGATCTGGGCCCCGCCACCACGGGAACGATAGCTATTGCGCCTTCGGCGAACCTTAATCCTGAGCGGGAGTTCCCATCGCTTTTTGAACCTGTGCACGGCTCCGCACCGGATATTGCCGGTAAAGGCATCGCAAATCCAATTGGTCAGATATGGTCTGGTGTGATGATGCTTGATCATCTCGGAGAGCAAGCAGCGGCCAATGCCGTGATGGCGGCGATAGAGGAATTATTAGCATCACCAGGGGGTGTTAGAACCCCTGATATAGGCGGTAACGGATTGTGCCGGGATGTCGGAGACGGCATTGCCCAGATTGTGGCTGGCACCTAGAGGTAATCGCGACGGATCAGTAAATGGCTGGAGCCCCCGGAGGCCTGGTCTTGAATCGTTTGTGGACCCAGAAATACTGGTCCGGTAGCCGACGAACACATTGTTCGATAGCCCGATTCATAATTTCGCTGTCCAATTGTTCGTCGCCAGTTGGAAAATCTTCCAGCGGGGGGTCCAGAATGACCTCAAACCCTCTTCCGCCCTCGAGAATGCGTGTGGAGCACGGCAACACGACTGCACGGGTCATCCGCGCCATTCGGCCCAACACCGGCCATGTGGCGGTGGGCACATTGAAGAACGGCGCGAAAACTGCACGTCGAGGTCCGGGATCCTGATCAGGCAGGTAGTAACAAACCATTCCGTCGCGAATAGATCGAATCAAACCTTTGAGGTCACTTTTCCGTTCAAACATCTGTCCACCAAATCGGCTCCTGGCCTGTAGCATGAGCTTGTCGAGCACTTTGTTCCGGTTGTTCTGATAAATACTGACACTGGGATAGCGGGAAGAAACGAACATGCCAGCGACCTCCATCGCAACAAAATGGGGTGCGAGCAAAATTACCCCACATCCTTCGTTGTTAGCATTGGTTAAATAATGTTCGTTTTTGAGTGTGATTCTTTGGTCGAAAGCCTTCTTTGTCCCCCACCAGACAAATCCGGACAGAAGAAACATTCGGGCCGTATTTCTGAAATTTCGGCGCAAAAGCCGTTTATGTTCAAGCGCCGACTGGTCGGGAAAACACAACTGTAGGTTCCGGGAAGCAATATGCCGCCGGGAGGGTACACACACCCGAAGAACGTCACCAAACAGTCCGCCCACATAATACAGAAACGGCAGGGGCGCCATACTCAGGATACGCAGAAAAAATACCCCTGCCCACGTCGGCCAGTACTGCAATCCATACAATTTTTCGTTGGTGTTGTAGATGGCTGGTGCTCCAGAGGCTATCCTTAGTGCATGACTGGCCTTAACCAAGGCATCGCGGACAAATCACCGACGGCCATCACTTGTGAAAGGGTCTTCCGTGGACAGCGTAAAATGCTTGACTGGGTGATGTGATTTGTGTGGGTTAGACTGAATAGCCATCCATTATAAAACAGGGTTTTCGTATGACTGAAGAGTTGTTTCGCTCTGATGCCTATCTTCGCGAGTGCACAGCTGTGGTTACCGCTGTTAACGAAAATCGAGTACAACTGGATAAGACTGTTTTTTACCCGGAAGGTGGAGGCCAGCCCGGGGATACCGGCTGGATGATTTCTGCTGGCGGATCGGAGATCCAGATCGTTGATACGCAACATCATTCCAGCGAAGGGCTGGTTCACGTTATCGGAGTAGATGGATCTCTGCCTGCCATCGGGCAGGACGTCCGGCTGCGTATTGACTGGGATAGACGGTATCGCCTGATGCGTATGCACAGTTGTATGCATATGTTGTGCAGTGTAGTCCCCGCACCTGTCACTGGTGGCTCGATACGGGACGGGCAGGGGCGGTTGGATTTTGATCTACCAGAAACGATAAATAGGGCGGAACTGTCAGAGCGTCTGAATGAAGTCATTCGATTGAACCGTTCAATGACGCTCCAATGGATTACCGACGAGTCACTTGCAGCACAACCTGAATTGGTCAGAACGATGTCTGTTAAACCGCCTGCAGGGACCGGCACCATCAGGTTGGTTAAGTTTTCGGGAATAGATCTACAACCCTGCGGTGGGACGCACGTGGCAGCAACGGGCGAGATCGGCCGGGTGAGGATAAAAAAAATCGAAAAAAAGGGTCGTCAAAACCGTCGTGTTATTGTCGTATTCGACGATGATAGTGATCTCAGTAGTTGACGTCAGGCATTTCAGACTTGCGTCTTTTAACAAAATCTTTAAGGGCTTCATCAATTCCGGGATCGATGGGTGGCGGCTCATATTCAGCCAGGGTGGTTTTCCATATCTGGTTTGCCCGTTTGGCCGCGTCTAATGCACCTTCCGATTCCCATTGTTCAAAGCTGTTATTGTCAGCGGTGGTGGATCGATAGAAAGCTGTTTCGAAATTAGATTGCGTATGGTCACAGCCCAGAAAGTGATTGCCCGGCCCAACCTCGCGTATTGCATCCATGGCCTGCCCGTTTTCAGAATCATCAACACCGGACAGGAAAACTTCAATCATTGCTGCCTGATCGGCATCTAGAATAAACTTTTCGTAGCCCATGGAGAGTCCCCCCTCCAGCCAGCCGGCGGTGTGAAGCATAAAGTTAACCCCCGCAAACATCGCGGTCTGCAGCGTGTTAGCAGACTCATAGGCTGCCTGGGCATCTGGTAGTTTGGAAGCGCACAAGCCACCGCCACTCCGATAAGGCACACCCAGGCGTCGTGACAGAGCCGCCGTAATTAGAAGAACCATAGACGGTTCTGGCGTGCCGAATGTCGGCGCCCCCGATTGCATGGATATAGCGCTGCTGAATGTGCCGAAAATCACAGGTGCCCCAGGTCTGATTAACTGGGTAAAGGCGAGGCCGGCCAGCGCTTCGGCGAGGATCTGAGTACAGGTACCGACAACTGTGACAGGCGACATGGCGCCGGAAAGTATGAAAGGGGAAATGACGGTGGCCTGATTGTTTTCAGCGTAGACGCGTGCCGCCCCCAGCATGGTCGCATCATAAGTCATCGGAGAGTTTGCATTAATGAGACTTGTGATAACGCAGTTTTTATCGACGAAGTCTTCTCCAAAAACAAGTTTTGCCATGTCCACAGAATCTTGCGCTCTTTCCGGAGCCGTAACCGAGCCCATAAAAGGCTTGTCGGTCCAACGTAGATGGCTGTAGATCATATCCAGATGCCGCTTATTCACCGGTATGTCTACGGGCTCACACAAAGTTCCACCGGAATGGTGCATCGCGGGTGTGCTGTAGGCCAGTTTGGTAAAGTTCTCAAAGTCCTCAAGTGTTGCGTAGCGACGCCCCTTATCCAGATCGTGCACAAAAGGTGGCCCGTAAGCTGGCACCAGGACGCAATGGTCGCCGCCAATCTTGACGCTGCGTTGTGAGTTCCGGGCATGTTGAACATACATCCCCGGGGCAGACGCCTGGATGATCTCTCTGCACATGTTTTTTGGGAAACGAACACGCGTACCATCGATCTTTGCACCGGCTTTTTCGAAAAGAGATAAAGTGGGTTGGTCGTCTTTGAATTCAATGCCGATTTCCTCGAGGAGGATTTCGGCATTGGTTTCGATTGTGATCAGCAATTCTTCGCTGGCCATTTCATAGACCGGCACCTTGCGTGTGATATAGGGCACACTCCGAGCGGATGTAGTGGCCCGTTTTGCCCGTTTGGCCTCTCTTGCGCTTCCGCGTTTTTTCCGGCGCGTGTTCATATTCCGGTAGAATCAAATGGCTCAAGCTTCATTTTCGGTAGAACATTGTGTGATTTCTGCTCGACGAGCGACTAAGGCGTAACGTTCAGCGTCACTTGGGCTTGATGGTGCGACCCAAAATGACGCAAATCAGATAGACGTCGTCGTTCAACAGTTTGGCCGGGTGATCTCTAACGTGGACGCATGCGTGATTGGGCCAATACAATACGCGGTCCAAGTTTCAGCTCGGATTCGTCTGCTGAATAAGGGTCGGTAGAAGGCCTTGCTTAACCAACGCTGCGCGATTCGGATAATTCGATGAGAGACCAAGCCAGGGGTGTCTTGACAGGTGGGAGTGTCGTTACCTTGCAGGAGCTGGAAAGACGTCGTGCTTTTTGAAAGAAAGGAGTTCACTTCCGGGTCGACGTGGCACGTGGCAGGGTTGCTACTGCTTTTCAATCAGTTGCGACGCTAGGGAACAAACATTTGTTGTCGACCATATGGTCTCAAGTGTATAGGGGATAAACAACAATGAAAGTACTGGTACCCGTCAAACGGGTCATCGATGCAAATATCAAGGTTCGTGTGAAATCGGATCAGTCAGGCGTTGAGCTGAACAACGTGAAAATGGCAATGAATCCTTTTTGCGAAATAGCAGTTGAACAGGCGATCCGCCTGAAGGAGTCGGGCTCGGTCGAGGAGATCATCGTTGTTACGGCCGGTGCTGCCCAAGG
The Gammaproteobacteria bacterium genome window above contains:
- the ispH gene encoding 4-hydroxy-3-methylbut-2-enyl diphosphate reductase produces the protein MTVAKSDLIQTRVQLSLASPRGFCAGVDRAIEIVRTALAHYGPPIYVRHEVVHNRSVVDQLRSDGAVFVDELSEVPDESIVIFSAHGVSREVQQEALDRNLKVFDATCPLVTKVHSEVSRYGREGKAVILVGHAGHPEVEGTLGRAMGEIYLVESIEDVVSLTVSTPQSVAYVTQTTLSVDDTKEIVDGLKLRFPAIEGPRRDDICYATQNRQDAVKKLAERCELILVVGSENSSNSNRLREIAERQGRTAYLIDGAQDIRSEWLSTVSTIGVTAGASAPEALVANVIHELEARGGKLISGQSTVDEGVSFALPHELKGLET
- a CDS encoding SDR family oxidoreductase, yielding MTHSGHRHKQVLVTGGAGFLGSHLCEVLVEEGADVLCLDNFYTGSRVNIQHLLGKPNFELLRHDVTFPIYIEVDEIYNLACPASPIHYQHDPVQTTKTSVHGAINMLGLAKRTGAQILQASTSEVYGDPEVHPQPEDYWGHVNPIGPRSCYDEGKRCAETLFFDYHRQHNLPIKVARIFNTYGPRMHPDDGRVVSNFIVQALKGESLTIYGDGSQTRSFCYVDDLVDGLVRLMRTDDHCTGPVNLGNPDEFQIQQLADRVLALVGSKSNIVYKELPQDDPQQRRPDITLAKAQLNWQPSIALDEGLRRTVEYFRSLLAQ
- a CDS encoding tartrate dehydrogenase — encoded protein: MMNNYRVALIPGDGIGREVLDEGVKVMEAAARRYDFQFNWSEFDWSCERFHSVGEIMPADGLEQLRDFDAIYFGAVGFPGVPDHVSLWNLLIPMRRGLKLYVNLRPVRLLPGMVSPLRDRDPGDIDYLIVRENNEGEYSDVGGRVYTGTEQEAAIQQSIFTRIGTDRIQRFAFELAAARRGHLTSATKSNGIIHSMPYWDERFEVNGKDFPGITTDQYHIDILSARLVLSPDWFDVIVASNLFGDILSDLGPATTGTIAIAPSANLNPEREFPSLFEPVHGSAPDIAGKGIANPIGQIWSGVMMLDHLGEQAAANAVMAAIEELLASPGGVRTPDIGGNGLCRDVGDGIAQIVAGT
- a CDS encoding lysophospholipid acyltransferase family protein, with translation MYGLQYWPTWAGVFFLRILSMAPLPFLYYVGGLFGDVLRVCVPSRRHIASRNLQLCFPDQSALEHKRLLRRNFRNTARMFLLSGFVWWGTKKAFDQRITLKNEHYLTNANNEGCGVILLAPHFVAMEVAGMFVSSRYPSVSIYQNNRNKVLDKLMLQARSRFGGQMFERKSDLKGLIRSIRDGMVCYYLPDQDPGPRRAVFAPFFNVPTATWPVLGRMARMTRAVVLPCSTRILEGGRGFEVILDPPLEDFPTGDEQLDSEIMNRAIEQCVRRLPDQYFWVHKRFKTRPPGAPAIY
- a CDS encoding alanyl-tRNA editing protein gives rise to the protein MTEELFRSDAYLRECTAVVTAVNENRVQLDKTVFYPEGGGQPGDTGWMISAGGSEIQIVDTQHHSSEGLVHVIGVDGSLPAIGQDVRLRIDWDRRYRLMRMHSCMHMLCSVVPAPVTGGSIRDGQGRLDFDLPETINRAELSERLNEVIRLNRSMTLQWITDESLAAQPELVRTMSVKPPAGTGTIRLVKFSGIDLQPCGGTHVAATGEIGRVRIKKIEKKGRQNRRVIVVFDDDSDLSS
- a CDS encoding trimethylamine methyltransferase family protein — protein: MNTRRKKRGSAREAKRAKRATTSARSVPYITRKVPVYEMASEELLITIETNAEILLEEIGIEFKDDQPTLSLFEKAGAKIDGTRVRFPKNMCREIIQASAPGMYVQHARNSQRSVKIGGDHCVLVPAYGPPFVHDLDKGRRYATLEDFENFTKLAYSTPAMHHSGGTLCEPVDIPVNKRHLDMIYSHLRWTDKPFMGSVTAPERAQDSVDMAKLVFGEDFVDKNCVITSLINANSPMTYDATMLGAARVYAENNQATVISPFILSGAMSPVTVVGTCTQILAEALAGLAFTQLIRPGAPVIFGTFSSAISMQSGAPTFGTPEPSMVLLITAALSRRLGVPYRSGGGLCASKLPDAQAAYESANTLQTAMFAGVNFMLHTAGWLEGGLSMGYEKFILDADQAAMIEVFLSGVDDSENGQAMDAIREVGPGNHFLGCDHTQSNFETAFYRSTTADNNSFEQWESEGALDAAKRANQIWKTTLAEYEPPPIDPGIDEALKDFVKRRKSEMPDVNY